The region tggaTACTGCATATCACAGTAGGaactttttaaaggtcccatattataaaaaagtgagattttcatgtttttttattataaagcaggcttaagtcctatataaatactgtgaaagtatcgaaacactcaatccacagggaaatacacacagcccgtattcagaaactcaggtatattcaggccgacagtatgaggaaaataaagcttttttttaactttacagcatgtaaacatgttctactagaaacacaaaatacaagtatgaacctgaaaatgagcatgatatggaacctttaagcGCAGCTgtagtacgtactaaaagtaaaaaagagaaAGTATGCGATGTGGAACGCAGCCTTTCCCAGAAAGTGCAGTGCTGCCCTCCCTTGTGTTTGCCATCTCAACCTCTTATCGTAAAGCTAACACACAAAGAAGGATCTAACAAAAGCTTTCACTAAAATGAGGAATCAAGGTCgaccaacaacacacacacacacataaaaactattaaaaattgaaagtttaaatgaataaatcaaataaatgaagTTGATGACATCTTTCTTTCCGTAACTCTCTCGCAAATCGTAAAACCATGAACAAAATATCCATATAACCAGTTCAGAGCTCAATAAACAGGTTGTCTTATTGGTGAATTGATTATTAGAAAGTTCAAATTATTATGAATTAtgcatttttgtgtgtgcagagaaCTCACCTGGTTCGTGGCTACAGACTCACTGTAACTGCGTCAGTCTGGTTTACTGAAGGTGTGAGTTCAGGTAGCTGCAACAAAACTGAACAAAACCTGTCGCTCATTtaatttcttcaaaataaaagcatcctTACCAAAGTGATCTCTCTTGGTTTGTATTTtgcacaaataaatgaaaacttaGCAGTGGCAGAAGAtcctttactttagtaaaagtagcaacaTCACAATGTAAGTATATATTATAAGGAACAGACCAATGCACATAGTTTGGGTTCAATCTGCAGAGATTTTGAAACATCTGGCCTCCCCAATACAACTGAAGTGTGTTTcattagtggaaaaaaaaaactcaacagtAGAGTCTCTTTggacaattttataattttacagGTTTTTATTCAAGAAAAAATAATTCACAAGCAGATAGAAAAACATGTAGGCACATACacttactggaaaaaaaagaaagtgtccTTGTGATATCAAGcaattttgattattttcagcAAGTGAGTGTAAAGTATTACAATTATTCATGAGCTTCCATGTGTTTAGTTGAATTGTTTTTCATCACCAGGACTGGTCAGGAGGACTTCTTCCTTCAGCTGTGGCTGCTGATCCTCAACATCATCGCCACCCTGTTTGCACAAGAAACAAAATAACTTTACTAAagcaaaaacaggaaaaagctttgcaaatattaaatattgcaCCAGAAATGCAGCTAAATGTATCGCTACTACCACAACAACTATTGTTGTTATTCCTACTGCTACAGCTGTTATTACTGCTTGCACTACTAATACTTTGCTTCACCTTTCTGAATAAACCACCCAGCTGTCCTCTGATTCATAGGGATTGTGGTTCAtacctctttcttcttcctgttGACCAGAGCCTTGATGCACAGAACAGCCAGTCCAACATTGACAAAGAGCTGAAGAACAGCCATGGCGATCAACGTGGTGTCCATGTGTGTCAACAAATTCTGATggatgagatatatatatataggaaaaactgtcatggccattttcaaaggcgtcctttgacctctgacttctagatatgtgaatgtaaatgggttctatgggtacccacgagtctcccctttacagacatgcccactttatgataatcacatgcagtttggggcaagtcatagtcaagtcagcacactgacagctgctgttgtatgttgagctgcagtttgccatgttatgatttgagcatatattttaagctaaatgcagtacctgtgagggtttctggacaatatctgtcattgttttgtgttcttaattgatttccaataatagatatatacatacatttgcataaagcagcatatttgtccactctcatgttgataagagtattatacttgacaaatctccctttaaggtacatttggaacagataagAAACGTGCgattagtttgcgattaatcatgatcaaatattttaatcgattgacagctctagtatttatgcatttatttatttatgcacgattttccttttgcattccaccccttatttattcccccaaacttatttatttctgtattcttttcttaaTACATtcctttacacatttcttttcacatttctttatgctcattaaacaatgttattttttaGAATCAACAAATGTTGTTATCCTtttgtacctgtgagggtttctggacaatatctgtcattgttttgtgttgttaattgatttccaataataaatataaacatacatttgcataaagcagcatatttgtccactcccatgttgatatgagtattaaatacctgacaaatctccctttaaggtacattttgaactgctaaaaaatgtgtgattaaatataCTATCAATcgattgtatatattatattatagttgaACTAATTTTCACACTTGCAATCCAGTGCAGACTCTAGACATGCCATATACTGTGTCATTGAGTTTTAGAGTTTAACTTTAGAATGATGCTTACCTGGGCACTGAGCGCCACATTTCTGCACTTGTCACCATAAAGATCGGTGTTGTTCCCGCTGCGCTCACACATCCAGAGGAGAGAGACATTTCTCAGGTCTACGACGTACAGCACAATGCCAGTGATGGCAAAGATAGCCCCAGCAATGTTCATGAACACAGTGAAGCCCACCTGAGGGGAAAGATCCCTTCAATTAAAAGTCCAATTCAAGCAGAATTTGATAATAGAGAAGACACATTATCCTATTAACTGTGcagtttcatttgaattagTCAATGGAGTACTTACCAAGCAGGAAGACGGGAACTGTCCGGCCAAAATGGACATGATTCCAGTCACAATGAACTGATGAGAGGTCAGCAGAGAGCTCATATTAGTGACGATTAAACATGTAACACAACACAGCTAACACGGCTATTAAACAATATACTTAATATGCTCTATTTACCACAGCACCCAGCCAGTAAGCTGCTCCCAAACTGGTCAAATCTCCAGGACTTGTGCTCGTTCGTCCTGGCCCAAGTCCGATGTTGAACAGGCCCACCATGATCTGCAGAGTCTGATTCAAAAGATTTCAAAACAATTAAATCTCGTTGTTTTAAACTGAACCTCTTCAGACCACCACTTCATAGCTGTATGTTAATACTTCTATTTGAATTCCTCTCACCCCAAGAGCGGTGGTGGTGACACTAGACTGCGTCAGcctctggtactggtactccgaggagcagcagcagcaggggcggcAGGGGCGGCCGCCCGGACAGAGAAGAGCCTTCAGGATTTGCCACAGAGATGGAAATATGCCCTTACTGTCGACTGGCACGGTGATGACAGTCATCTTCAcagtcctgcacacacacacctggaacACAAAATGGGAGATTTTGCTTTGTTGCAGATTGGTCCAGCGAATTATGGTACTTTTAACTTCAGGTTGAAGCTCTTAGGTCGCTCAGTTTTgttttgcgtgtgtgtgagagagaggtgggTATTTGTAGAGGAGACTGGGTCAATGCACGAACGTGTCAAAACCTCAGCAACTGCCAAAGTAAACAGAGAGTCACTGGTATCGATCAACAACCCTATCAAATCCAAATATACAGGTGTATTACGTCCGTGCTTCTGCTATAAGGCAGGGAGATTATACTTATTGTCCCTCGCTGCAAGTTCTTTATTTAGTATCTGTAAAATATGCTGCGGAGGCTTTAGCTGCCAGAGTGAAAAACATGAGGTGTTTCAGGTTTATAGCTGCATATTATTAAGCTTTCTCTGACGAGGTCTCTCCGCTACATCAAACAGTATTAattttaaaggtcctatattgtaaaaagtgagattttcatgtcttttacattataaagcaggtttaagtgatatataaatactgtgaaagtatcaaaacactcaatccacagataaatacacacagcccgtattcagaaactgcgtttttgaaacaagccgtcaggatttctgcccatttgtgatgtcacaaatctacaatatttagaccatttcagttttaaacgtaaacattataaatgtgtcccagtttatttcctgttgcagtggatgtgaataacatcagctgacaggaagtaaacatggacccaaactgttgcctagcaacgcaattccgtttcAATTCCgatgaaatgcactaaaacggagcgtttcagacagagggtaaatacaggtatattcgggcagacagtatgagaaaaataatgtgttgtttgaacattacagcaagtaaacatgttctagtagaaacacaatatacaaatatgaacctgaaaatgagcagatatgtcccctttaagtatttATATACAAGTCAATTTGTCATAAGGTGTACTTTtgggacatttaaatttagtacAATCCGAATCTATTGAacctcagaaaatattaaagTTTCATAATCTGAAGGCCGGACTGATTGTTGTTTAGTTTTCTTTTGGGGAAAAGTTCAGTGTCTCAATGCTGCACTTAAAAGCCATTTTCATCAAAACTCACCCCTCTAACACGGACCACagaaacaatataacataattaaattttggcaagctttatcattaaaacaaatatccaTAACACCGAGTTCACATTATTATCAGTCATTATTTGTGCTCACCTGTGGATGACTTGATGCTGTATCTGTGACAGTCTTGTTATTCTGCCAGCAGCCTCGCTTCAGTTTCGGCAACAAAAATGTTACTTCACATCGACTGTAAgattccttcaaaataaaagcctcataTCCACAAAAAGCAAGTAACTAGCAgctatttaagtaaaagtagcaatgccACGATGACGTAATATAGTAAAAGACCTGCAGTCAAAATGTCCCTTCTTTCACCACAATGAGACATTAAAAGTTACCAAGATAATGGCACAGAGGCTGTactattttcattcattcaccaATCAGCATGTTAATACAAATTTAATGTAGAGGAGGAACATCGGGTCTATgaaggacggaacctgccaaaataaatgaataaataaacatctcaataaataaataaatgtgttattaaatgtagcaaaataatattaacaataaatgtagccataaatgaattgataaaatgtgacataaactgatatttctgttttaatttatctctgtattaattcccttatttatttactcttctgtttaactttcccttttatttatgtatgtatttatttttattaatttttgaatttattcatttatttttgcattttttttttatttattcatttgtttttatttatttaatcatgtttgcatttattttaaatttatttttaaatgtgggtatatatttatttatttatgcactattttccctttgcatttcaccccttatttatttcccgtAACTTATTtctttctgtattcttttctttatgcatttctgccccATTATACATATAAGGGGGCTgtcactaaataaatacatgcataaatttaaatataaatataaaccaaATACAAAATCCatgcaaaaatagataaataaatagataaataatgcaaaaataaataaatacatttaaaaatgtataaaaataaataaccctGCGATAGGCtagcgacctgtccagggtgtacccatgccttcacccaatgtcagcttggATCGGCACCATTTTGAAAGTTTAGAGTGTATAaaggcttagaacattatgatagaagtatatgatggccattcccatgaactattatgtctcataagtcgTTGAAGTaatgtttgggttgataccatttggttcacagatttggtgctaaatgtaataatttttgACCATATAGCAAATAAAACTTTAAGGACTCATTTCCAGACTAAATGTCTTGAATTGTAGTAAagtggaagtataaagtagcatatatACGAGTACTTCAAACTGTACtgttatatattgtaatattttattacaGGTAAACCGACAGGATGTTCACATCAGCTGGATTGACACTGCTAAGCAGactttaatcattttatttaacTTCCATTTGTCCAGAAACCGCATTTAGAAAAAGAGGAATATAATGACCCTCAACCCAGACACTCGTATTTCTACACAAAGAGCACAACTAGGTACTAAACTGATTACATTTCTCAGTCCCGATTTCAGGTTTAATATAAAGTACAGAGCAGAAATATCCCAAAATATATGTAACAGTCAAtcgttttgattaatttaactttttaaacatGGCTTCATATCGTAAAATAGCAAATAAAAACCCTATCAGCCGAtcgatgtgtgtgtctgtcacacAGATGTGCATGAACCCCCCTTTTACCTACAAACACACTGA is a window of Sebastes umbrosus isolate fSebUmb1 chromosome 11, fSebUmb1.pri, whole genome shotgun sequence DNA encoding:
- the LOC119496788 gene encoding uncharacterized protein LOC119496788, with amino-acid sequence MTVITVPVDSKGIFPSLWQILKALLCPGGRPCRPCCCCSSEYQYQRLTQSSVTTTALGTLQIMVGLFNIGLGPGRTSTSPGDLTSLGAAYWLGAVFIVTGIMSILAGQFPSSCLVGFTVFMNIAGAIFAITGIVLYVVDLRNVSLLWMCERSGNNTDLYGDKCRNVALSAQNLLTHMDTTLIAMAVLQLFVNVGLAVLCIKALVNRKKKEGGDDVEDQQPQLKEEVLLTSPGDEKQFN